A genomic segment from Variovorax paradoxus B4 encodes:
- a CDS encoding LolA-related protein, whose translation MISGSKIRFDWLCRSLLLALACCAAPAWAFDLPELMGLLSKQKSGEARFTEQRFVHGLEGPLDARGTLSFDAPDKLVRRTLSPRVETMAVEGNTLTLSRGGRNRTLTLDSMPELLGLVEAMRGTLSGDGATLQRYFRSTVGGSAGNWTLDLLPADSRLAAQVRSIRISGRANEVLGLEMEFVGGDRSVMNITPERPGAAPTAPAGAAGRTTP comes from the coding sequence ATGATTTCTGGCTCGAAGATTCGGTTTGACTGGCTTTGCAGGAGCCTGCTGCTGGCACTGGCCTGCTGCGCCGCGCCGGCGTGGGCTTTCGACCTGCCCGAGCTGATGGGGCTGCTTTCGAAGCAGAAGAGCGGCGAGGCCCGCTTCACCGAACAGCGCTTCGTGCACGGCCTCGAAGGCCCGCTCGATGCCCGCGGCACGCTGAGCTTCGATGCCCCCGACAAGCTGGTGCGGCGCACGCTCTCGCCGCGCGTCGAGACCATGGCGGTCGAAGGCAACACGCTGACGCTTTCGCGCGGCGGCCGCAACCGCACCCTGACGCTCGACAGCATGCCCGAGCTGCTCGGCCTGGTCGAAGCCATGCGCGGCACGCTGAGCGGCGACGGCGCCACCCTGCAGCGCTATTTCCGCAGCACGGTGGGCGGCTCGGCCGGCAACTGGACGCTCGACCTCCTGCCGGCCGACAGCCGGCTAGCGGCCCAGGTGCGCAGCATCCGCATCAGCGGCCGCGCAAACGAAGTGCTGGGCCTCGAAATGGAGTTCGTCGGCGGCGACCGCTCGGTGATGAACATCACGCCCGAGCGCCCGGGCGCCGCACCCACCGCGCCTGCGGGCGCTGCCGGGCGCACCACGCCGTGA
- a CDS encoding thioesterase produces the protein MTTASQTLDRAGIAERIPHSGSMCLLDRLERWDAESIHCSTRTHAQPDNPLRTAGGLLAPNAIEYAAQAMALHGGLLAAAGSTPSAGFLASARNVRLSVARLDDIDGALQVQARRLSGDTNQILYEFAVNDSGGRVLAEGRAVVVLNTPLATGATTQ, from the coding sequence GTGACAACGGCCTCGCAGACGCTCGACCGCGCCGGTATTGCCGAGCGCATTCCGCACAGCGGCAGCATGTGCCTGCTCGACCGACTCGAGCGCTGGGACGCCGAGTCCATCCATTGCAGCACCCGCACGCATGCGCAGCCGGACAACCCGCTGCGAACGGCGGGCGGCCTGCTCGCGCCCAACGCCATCGAATATGCGGCGCAGGCCATGGCGCTGCACGGCGGTCTGCTGGCTGCAGCAGGGAGCACGCCATCGGCCGGATTCCTCGCGAGCGCGCGCAACGTGCGCCTGTCGGTGGCGCGGCTCGACGACATCGACGGCGCGCTGCAGGTGCAGGCGCGGCGCCTGTCGGGCGACACGAACCAGATCCTCTATGAATTCGCGGTGAACGACAGCGGCGGCCGTGTGCTGGCCGAGGGCCGCGCGGTGGTGGTGCTGAACACGCCGCTGGCAACCGGAGCCACGACGCAATGA
- the fabG gene encoding 3-oxoacyl-ACP reductase FabG, which produces MNLEGKRALITGASGALGAAMAERLARDGATVLLHANSRPEAVEQLAATIAAAGGKAECHVFDLRSDEACRAACERMLEGGPVQIVVNNAGVHDDAVLPGMRADQWHKVIDVSLNGFFRVTQPLLLPMMRTRWGRVLNISSVSALTGNRGQVNYAAAKGALNSATKALSLEVASRGVTVNAIAPGIIASPMADAAFDPAMVNQMVPMKRAGTPQEVAALASFLASDEAAYITGQVISINGGMI; this is translated from the coding sequence ATGAATCTCGAAGGAAAACGCGCACTCATCACCGGCGCCAGCGGTGCCTTGGGCGCCGCCATGGCCGAGCGCCTGGCGCGCGATGGCGCCACGGTGCTGCTGCACGCCAACTCGCGTCCCGAAGCGGTGGAGCAACTGGCGGCCACCATCGCGGCCGCGGGCGGCAAGGCCGAGTGCCATGTGTTCGACCTGCGCAGCGACGAAGCCTGCCGCGCGGCGTGCGAGCGCATGCTCGAAGGCGGGCCGGTCCAGATCGTCGTCAACAACGCGGGCGTGCACGACGACGCCGTGCTGCCCGGCATGCGCGCCGACCAGTGGCACAAGGTCATCGACGTCTCGCTCAATGGATTCTTCCGCGTGACGCAGCCCTTGCTGCTGCCGATGATGCGCACGCGCTGGGGGCGTGTGCTCAATATTTCGTCCGTTTCGGCACTGACCGGCAATCGCGGACAGGTCAACTACGCCGCCGCCAAGGGTGCGCTCAACAGCGCGACCAAGGCGCTGTCGCTCGAAGTGGCGTCGCGCGGTGTGACGGTCAACGCCATTGCGCCGGGCATCATCGCCTCGCCCATGGCCGATGCCGCGTTCGATCCCGCCATGGTCAACCAGATGGTGCCGATGAAGCGCGCCGGAACGCCGCAGGAAGTGGCGGCGCTGGCTTCATTCCTGGCCAGCGACGAGGCGGCCTACATCACGGGGCAGGTGATTTCGATCAATGGTGGAATGATCTAG
- a CDS encoding polysaccharide deacetylase family protein, whose product MGESGAMPSASSAAPSESWPWPPAIRASAAWHVAAIGAGVLVPGAIPWAIGAIVLNHALITGAGLAPRSSLLGPNVTRLPEAAGARRQVAITIDDGPDPEVTPRVLDLLDAHGQRATFFCIAERVLAHPALAREIVARGHSIQNHTARHRHNFSFLGPRGFASEIARAQDILAEATGQRPTCFRAPAGLRNPFLEPVLHRLGLSLVSWTRRGFDTREGDPAKVMARLGRKLRARDILLLHDGNAARTPGGNPVLVEVLPLLFERLRADGLRAVTLPEGLES is encoded by the coding sequence ATGGGAGAATCCGGCGCCATGCCGTCCGCATCTTCCGCTGCACCTTCCGAATCCTGGCCCTGGCCGCCGGCCATTCGCGCCAGCGCGGCCTGGCACGTGGCGGCCATCGGCGCCGGCGTGCTGGTGCCGGGCGCCATACCCTGGGCCATCGGCGCGATCGTGCTGAACCATGCGCTGATCACCGGCGCGGGGCTCGCGCCGCGCAGCAGCCTGCTGGGGCCCAATGTCACGCGCTTGCCCGAGGCAGCCGGTGCCCGGCGCCAGGTGGCGATCACCATCGACGACGGGCCCGACCCCGAGGTGACGCCCCGGGTGCTCGACCTGCTGGACGCACATGGCCAGCGCGCCACTTTCTTCTGCATCGCCGAGCGCGTGCTGGCCCACCCGGCACTGGCGCGCGAGATCGTGGCGCGGGGCCACAGCATCCAGAACCACACCGCGCGGCATCGGCACAATTTTTCCTTCCTCGGGCCGCGCGGCTTTGCGAGCGAGATCGCGCGCGCGCAGGACATCCTGGCCGAGGCCACGGGCCAGCGCCCGACCTGCTTCCGCGCGCCGGCGGGCCTGCGCAATCCGTTCCTCGAGCCGGTGCTGCACCGGCTCGGCCTTTCGCTCGTGAGCTGGACGCGCCGCGGCTTCGACACGCGCGAAGGCGACCCTGCCAAGGTCATGGCGCGCCTGGGCCGCAAGCTGCGGGCGCGCGACATCCTGCTTCTGCACGATGGCAACGCCGCGCGCACCCCTGGAGGAAACCCCGTGTTGGTGGAGGTATTGCCCTTGCTTTTCGAACGCCTGCGCGCCGATGGACTGCGCGCTGTCACCTTGCCTGAAGGCCTTGAATCATGA
- a CDS encoding AMP-binding protein, with protein sequence MSADTRLLPLIANRDLDAPLAWRAGVPVSTRQFLADVARLAPMLPVEGNAVNLCVDRYAFAVSLAAALVRGHASLLPPDARPDTLARLLESGGSKLFALTDDAGLATPGMPRVLVEDCSSPEGGAGLEVPAIDGGMHAVSLLTSGSTGAPQPHAKRWDTLVGDVAVAVERLSSLLGLPSLAGMTLVATVPVQHSYGLESSVLLAMLGGAAFDSGRPFFPADVAKTLASVPRPRALVTTPFHLKTLLLSGIELSPVDLILSATAPLSPQLAAQAEQALGGVLIEIYGSTESGQVATRRTTQSEVWENFGNIRVHAEPGEGDGPERFIFSGDFLPEPTPMADVLELLDARRFRLFGRANDLIHVAGRRSSLAHLNYHLNSIPGVEDGAFWLPDEVADGVVRPVAFVVAPTLSAGEIVAALRQRLEPVFVPRRVVQVKAFPREGTGKLTVRALREFALAQLAEDDTPVQLAHAVPADHPAFAGHFPGQPLLPGALVLAEVMEAVQRVPALVARLGTHPTLAAAKFLAPVRPGSMLSIELQPEPGAARGVRFDVRCDGVLAVTGRWAAVQESA encoded by the coding sequence ATGAGCGCCGATACCCGCCTGCTGCCGCTGATCGCGAACCGGGACCTCGATGCGCCCCTGGCCTGGCGCGCCGGCGTGCCGGTGAGCACGCGCCAGTTCCTGGCCGACGTGGCCCGCCTCGCGCCAATGCTGCCGGTCGAGGGGAATGCCGTCAATCTTTGCGTCGACCGCTACGCCTTTGCCGTCAGCCTGGCGGCTGCGCTGGTGCGCGGCCACGCGAGCCTGCTGCCGCCCGATGCGCGGCCCGACACGCTCGCGCGCCTGCTCGAATCCGGTGGATCGAAGCTTTTCGCACTGACCGATGACGCCGGGCTTGCCACGCCGGGCATGCCGCGCGTGCTGGTCGAAGACTGCTCCAGCCCCGAAGGCGGCGCCGGCCTCGAGGTTCCGGCCATCGACGGCGGCATGCACGCGGTGAGCCTGCTGACTTCCGGCTCCACCGGCGCGCCGCAGCCGCATGCCAAGCGATGGGACACGCTGGTTGGCGACGTCGCGGTGGCGGTGGAGCGGCTTTCCAGCCTGCTCGGGCTGCCATCGCTCGCCGGCATGACGCTGGTTGCGACGGTGCCGGTGCAGCACAGCTACGGGCTGGAATCGTCGGTGCTGCTGGCCATGCTCGGCGGCGCCGCGTTCGACAGCGGACGGCCGTTCTTTCCGGCCGACGTGGCCAAGACGCTGGCCTCGGTGCCGCGTCCGCGCGCGCTGGTCACCACGCCTTTCCACCTGAAGACGCTGCTGCTCTCGGGCATCGAGCTGTCGCCGGTCGACCTGATTCTCTCCGCCACCGCGCCGCTGTCGCCGCAACTGGCGGCCCAGGCCGAACAGGCGCTCGGCGGCGTGCTGATCGAAATCTACGGCAGCACCGAATCCGGCCAGGTCGCCACCCGCCGCACCACGCAGAGCGAGGTCTGGGAGAACTTCGGCAACATCCGCGTGCACGCCGAACCGGGCGAGGGCGACGGTCCCGAGCGCTTCATCTTCAGCGGCGACTTCCTGCCCGAGCCCACGCCCATGGCCGACGTGCTCGAACTGCTCGATGCGCGCCGCTTCCGGCTGTTCGGCCGCGCCAATGACCTGATCCACGTCGCGGGCCGACGCAGCTCGCTCGCGCATCTGAACTATCACCTGAACAGCATCCCGGGCGTCGAGGACGGCGCGTTCTGGCTGCCCGACGAAGTGGCCGATGGCGTGGTTCGCCCCGTGGCCTTCGTCGTGGCGCCCACGCTCTCGGCCGGCGAGATCGTCGCCGCACTGCGGCAGCGGCTGGAGCCCGTGTTCGTGCCGCGCCGCGTGGTGCAGGTGAAGGCCTTTCCGCGCGAAGGCACCGGCAAGCTCACGGTGCGGGCGCTGCGCGAATTCGCGCTCGCGCAGCTGGCGGAAGACGACACGCCGGTGCAGCTGGCCCATGCAGTGCCTGCCGATCATCCGGCGTTCGCGGGCCATTTCCCCGGTCAGCCGCTGCTGCCCGGTGCCCTGGTGCTGGCCGAGGTCATGGAAGCCGTGCAGCGCGTGCCGGCGCTGGTCGCCCGGCTCGGCACTCATCCCACGCTCGCGGCCGCCAAGTTCCTGGCGCCCGTGCGGCCGGGCAGCATGCTCTCCATCGAACTGCAACCCGAGCCCGGCGCCGCGCGCGGCGTGCGCTTCGACGTGCGCTGCGACGGCGTGCTGGCTGTCACCGGCCGCTGGGCCGCCGTGCAAGAGTCTGCGTGA
- a CDS encoding phosphopantetheine-binding protein — MSSTAQPPIPAAGDSPEQSPIEKELAVLLVNALNLEVAPEDIVPTDPLYGEGLGLDSIDILEVALEVSRRYGFQLRSDDERNQQIFQSLRTLATHVAQHRSAS, encoded by the coding sequence TTGTCATCGACTGCTCAGCCCCCCATTCCCGCCGCCGGCGATTCACCTGAACAGTCGCCGATTGAAAAAGAGTTGGCCGTCTTGCTGGTGAACGCGCTCAATCTCGAAGTCGCCCCCGAAGACATCGTGCCCACCGATCCGCTGTACGGCGAAGGCCTGGGCCTCGATTCGATCGACATCCTCGAGGTCGCGCTCGAGGTGTCCCGGCGCTACGGCTTCCAGTTGCGCTCGGACGACGAGCGCAACCAACAGATCTTCCAGTCGCTGCGCACGCTCGCGACCCACGTCGCCCAGCATCGCAGCGCTTCCTGA
- a CDS encoding class I SAM-dependent methyltransferase, whose amino-acid sequence MSAVPPSSTDAAWRELHEAATVPYKKGGTFAWHFARGKLGRDPVFRGLLERGLIDPAHRRVVDIGCGQGLFASLLASMSRMQAHGRWPSSWKPTPPVADYTGIELMPKDVARAEASIGHLQPAPRLLCADMCSAPLPECDLVVILDVLHYVDIEAQESVLQRVRDALRRGSNANARLLLRVGDASSKRGFAISQWVDRTVTRIRGHKVSPTWGRPLSDWVAALQRLDFRVQSIPMSKGTPFANVLLVADLEHPA is encoded by the coding sequence ATGAGCGCAGTGCCGCCTTCCTCCACCGACGCCGCCTGGCGCGAACTGCACGAGGCCGCCACCGTTCCCTACAAGAAGGGCGGCACCTTCGCCTGGCATTTCGCGCGCGGCAAGCTGGGGCGCGATCCGGTGTTTCGCGGACTGCTTGAACGCGGGCTGATCGACCCGGCGCATCGCCGCGTGGTCGACATCGGCTGCGGACAAGGGCTCTTCGCGAGCCTGCTCGCGTCGATGAGCCGCATGCAGGCGCACGGCCGCTGGCCGTCGTCCTGGAAGCCCACGCCGCCGGTTGCCGACTACACAGGCATCGAGCTGATGCCCAAGGACGTGGCCCGCGCCGAGGCTTCCATCGGCCATCTGCAGCCGGCACCGCGGCTGCTGTGCGCCGACATGTGCTCGGCGCCGTTGCCGGAGTGCGACCTGGTCGTGATTCTCGACGTGCTGCACTATGTGGACATCGAGGCGCAGGAGAGCGTTCTGCAGCGCGTGCGCGACGCATTGCGGCGCGGCAGCAATGCGAATGCCCGGCTGCTGCTGCGCGTGGGCGACGCGTCGAGCAAGCGCGGCTTCGCCATCAGCCAATGGGTCGACCGCACCGTGACGCGCATCCGCGGCCACAAGGTGTCGCCCACCTGGGGCCGTCCGCTGTCCGATTGGGTGGCGGCGCTGCAGCGGCTGGATTTTCGCGTGCAGAGCATTCCGATGAGCAAGGGAACGCCCTTTGCCAACGTGCTGCTGGTGGCCGACCTGGAGCACCCGGCGTGA
- a CDS encoding MMPL family transporter, protein MIARETGGGPPSWQRRALVLLVWALVLLGGALQIARTQFSADLSAFLPKSPDVRQQVLIEQLQSGVASRTLMLGIEGGASAEQRAAVSRAVAKAMRESRLFDLIQNGDTGDWSEAGTWVFAHRYQLSPGVRPEQFTADGLRDAIYETLSMLGTPAGNVIKPLLDRDPTGETQRIAVELTPASAPRSENGVWMSRTAPRALMIATTRAAGSDLDAQALAISRVHAAFDAATRDMAEATRPKLLLSGPPVFSVLSRDKIKTEAIHLAIVGGIVMGGLLLLAFASPRALVIAFLPVATGVVVGTAAVSVVFGSVHGMTLGFGSTLIGETVDYAIYYLIQARGAAVAGTGWARWREVHWPTVRLGLLTSVCGFAALVFSGFPGLAQLGVFSIAGLVAAALATRHALPVLAPDGATGMGMRKYMAHAAGVLVRGLPRLRWVLAGLGAAALVLVIWQGGHLWRADLGAMSPVPKSAQQLDEMLRADIGTGDGSTLVVVYGADEETALRNTEVATARLEALVDKGELGGFEAVTRVLPSLATQAARLASLPEGETLRTRLAEATQGSPLPASRLGPFLADVEAARKLTPVRRADLADGPLGSVVNTLMYQRPGGGWSTLVVLHPGAKFDAGRLEAALAGVPEVQVVDVGRELAGLYQRYLHEAFVQVLLGALAVVVLLGIYLRSGRRLLAVCQPLLFAVVLTLGGMAVLQVPLGILHLVGLLLIVAVGSNYALFFDQLRVAGRADEDTLASLMLANLTTVVSFGLIAISDIPALSSIGRVVAPGALLALLLSAAFARRVAPPPAPG, encoded by the coding sequence GTGATTGCACGCGAGACCGGGGGAGGGCCGCCGAGCTGGCAGCGCCGGGCGCTGGTGCTGCTGGTCTGGGCGCTGGTGCTGCTCGGCGGTGCGCTGCAGATTGCGCGCACGCAGTTCAGCGCAGACCTTTCCGCTTTCCTGCCCAAGAGCCCCGACGTGCGACAGCAGGTGCTCATCGAGCAGCTGCAAAGCGGCGTGGCGTCGCGCACGCTGATGCTCGGTATCGAGGGCGGTGCCAGCGCCGAGCAGCGCGCTGCCGTGTCCCGCGCGGTGGCCAAGGCCATGCGCGAGAGCCGGCTGTTCGACCTGATCCAGAACGGCGACACGGGCGACTGGAGCGAGGCCGGTACCTGGGTCTTCGCGCACCGCTACCAGCTCTCGCCGGGCGTGAGGCCCGAGCAGTTCACCGCCGATGGCCTGCGCGACGCGATCTACGAAACGTTGTCGATGCTCGGCACGCCGGCAGGCAACGTGATCAAGCCATTGCTCGATCGCGATCCGACCGGCGAGACCCAGCGCATTGCGGTGGAACTGACGCCGGCCAGTGCGCCGCGCAGCGAAAACGGCGTCTGGATGTCGCGCACCGCGCCGCGCGCGCTCATGATCGCCACCACGCGCGCGGCGGGCAGCGATCTCGACGCCCAGGCCCTGGCCATTTCGCGCGTGCACGCGGCTTTCGATGCCGCAACGCGCGACATGGCCGAGGCCACCCGGCCGAAGCTGCTGCTGAGCGGCCCGCCCGTGTTCTCGGTGCTGAGCCGCGACAAGATCAAGACCGAAGCGATCCACCTCGCGATCGTGGGCGGCATCGTGATGGGCGGCCTGCTGCTGCTGGCCTTTGCGTCGCCGCGCGCGCTGGTCATCGCGTTCCTGCCGGTGGCCACAGGCGTGGTGGTGGGGACCGCGGCGGTCAGCGTGGTGTTCGGTTCGGTGCACGGCATGACGCTGGGCTTCGGCAGCACGCTGATCGGAGAGACCGTCGACTACGCCATCTATTACCTGATCCAGGCCCGGGGCGCGGCCGTGGCCGGCACCGGCTGGGCGCGCTGGCGCGAGGTGCACTGGCCCACCGTGCGGCTCGGCCTGCTGACCTCGGTGTGCGGTTTCGCGGCGCTGGTGTTCTCGGGCTTTCCAGGCCTGGCACAACTGGGCGTGTTCTCCATTGCGGGGCTGGTGGCCGCGGCACTGGCCACGCGCCATGCATTGCCCGTGCTCGCGCCCGATGGCGCCACCGGCATGGGCATGCGCAAGTACATGGCGCACGCTGCCGGCGTGCTCGTGCGCGGCCTGCCGCGCCTGCGCTGGGTCCTGGCCGGGCTTGGCGCTGCCGCGCTGGTGCTGGTCATCTGGCAGGGCGGGCATCTGTGGCGCGCCGACCTCGGCGCCATGAGCCCGGTGCCCAAGTCGGCCCAGCAGCTCGACGAGATGTTGCGCGCGGACATCGGTACCGGCGACGGCAGCACGCTGGTGGTGGTCTACGGTGCCGACGAAGAAACCGCACTGCGCAACACCGAGGTGGCCACCGCACGGCTCGAGGCACTGGTCGACAAGGGCGAGCTCGGCGGTTTCGAGGCCGTGACGCGCGTGCTGCCGAGCCTGGCGACCCAGGCGGCCCGGCTGGCCAGCCTGCCCGAGGGCGAAACGCTGCGCACCCGGCTGGCCGAGGCCACGCAAGGCTCGCCGCTGCCGGCCTCGCGCCTCGGGCCCTTCCTGGCCGACGTCGAAGCCGCGCGCAAGCTCACGCCTGTGCGGCGCGCCGACCTGGCCGACGGGCCGCTCGGTTCGGTGGTCAATACGCTCATGTACCAGCGCCCGGGCGGCGGCTGGTCGACGCTGGTGGTACTGCACCCCGGAGCGAAGTTCGACGCGGGCCGGCTCGAAGCGGCGCTGGCAGGCGTGCCGGAAGTGCAGGTGGTCGATGTGGGCCGCGAACTCGCGGGGCTCTATCAACGCTATCTGCATGAGGCCTTCGTGCAGGTGCTGCTCGGCGCGCTGGCGGTGGTGGTGCTGCTCGGCATCTACCTGCGCTCGGGCCGGCGCCTGCTCGCGGTGTGCCAGCCGCTGCTGTTCGCGGTGGTGCTCACCCTTGGCGGCATGGCCGTGCTGCAGGTGCCGCTGGGCATCCTGCACCTGGTGGGGTTGCTGCTGATCGTGGCGGTGGGCTCCAACTACGCGCTGTTCTTCGACCAGCTGCGCGTGGCCGGGCGGGCCGACGAGGACACGCTGGCGTCGCTGATGCTGGCCAACCTCACCACGGTGGTGTCTTTTGGGCTGATCGCGATCTCGGACATTCCGGCGCTGTCGTCGATCGGCCGCGTGGTTGCGCCGGGTGCCTTGCTGGCGCTGCTGCTGTCGGCCGCGTTCGCGCGCCGCGTGGCGCCACCGCCCGCGCCCGGCTGA
- a CDS encoding acyltransferase yields the protein MNHTDAETRAVKDAAQAGQRGDWAHTPERSNMLALRFICLMALVCGRRVTRLLLPPISLYFLLFAPAPRRHIKRYLFRAIGPHAGWIDGYRLLHAFASTVLDRVYFLRGRMDLFDVKVEGNQALEAEALKGRGAFLLGAHVGSFEAMGACKHNSQHKHDLRLAMLMYPDNAQRITAILNAISLPGLRPHVIALGRPHSMLALRDWLDGGGLGGMLVDRTLPGSEDQPAQQRGNNIVLPFLGHPASFNDGPFRLAALLRRKVFFMAGLYGGGARYDVRFDLLADFSERASDPAERERRIRAAVEAYVVRLDALCRAYPYNWFNFHDFWLEDSV from the coding sequence ATGAATCACACCGACGCCGAGACGCGCGCCGTGAAAGATGCGGCGCAGGCAGGCCAGCGCGGCGACTGGGCACACACGCCCGAGCGCAGCAACATGCTGGCGCTGCGCTTCATCTGCCTGATGGCGCTCGTGTGCGGTCGCCGTGTCACGCGCCTGCTGCTGCCGCCGATCAGCCTGTACTTCCTGCTGTTCGCACCCGCGCCGCGCCGCCACATCAAGCGCTACCTGTTCAGGGCCATCGGTCCGCACGCCGGCTGGATCGATGGCTACCGCCTGCTGCATGCCTTTGCCTCGACGGTGCTCGACCGTGTGTACTTCCTGCGCGGTCGCATGGACCTGTTCGACGTCAAGGTCGAGGGCAACCAGGCGCTGGAAGCCGAGGCACTGAAAGGGCGCGGCGCCTTCCTGCTCGGCGCGCACGTCGGCAGCTTCGAGGCGATGGGCGCCTGCAAGCACAACAGCCAGCACAAGCACGACCTGCGGCTTGCAATGCTGATGTACCCCGACAACGCGCAGCGCATCACGGCCATTCTCAACGCCATCAGCCTGCCCGGGCTGCGGCCCCACGTGATCGCGCTGGGCCGCCCGCATTCGATGCTGGCGTTGCGCGACTGGCTCGATGGCGGCGGCCTCGGAGGCATGCTCGTCGACCGCACCCTGCCGGGCAGCGAGGACCAGCCGGCGCAGCAGCGCGGCAACAACATCGTGCTGCCATTCCTGGGCCATCCGGCAAGTTTCAACGACGGCCCGTTCCGCCTGGCGGCGCTGCTGCGGCGCAAGGTGTTCTTCATGGCCGGCCTCTACGGCGGCGGCGCGCGCTACGATGTCCGGTTCGACCTGCTGGCCGACTTCAGCGAGCGGGCGTCCGACCCCGCCGAGCGGGAACGCCGCATCCGCGCGGCGGTCGAAGCCTATGTGGTGCGCCTCGATGCACTGTGCCGCGCCTATCCCTACAACTGGTTCAACTTTCATGATTTCTGGCTCGAAGATTCGGTTTGA
- a CDS encoding lysophospholipid acyltransferase family protein, giving the protein MSMTRVLRILRAIPLALMLYALLLFLGLISLAWNLVAMLLYPVMPEAPARTLGRLTIAFAYRMFWGLASVTGMMRIDAGCLDPMRNEPGVIFVANHPTMLDALLLVARLPRSACIMKADLLRNIFLGAGARLARYISNESARTMVRLAVADLRNGGQLVIFPEGTRTVTPPLNPFGPGVTLIAKLAQAPIQTVFIETDSPYLSKGWPLWRVPPLPIVFRLRLGERFAPMQDSHVLQSELEQYFRQHMEQRATDASPECQTPRARTLS; this is encoded by the coding sequence ATGTCGATGACCCGCGTGCTGCGCATTCTCAGGGCCATTCCGCTTGCGTTGATGCTCTACGCGCTGCTGCTGTTCCTGGGGCTGATTTCGCTGGCCTGGAACCTGGTTGCGATGCTGCTCTACCCGGTGATGCCCGAGGCACCCGCGCGCACGCTGGGCCGCCTGACCATCGCCTTCGCCTACCGCATGTTCTGGGGCCTGGCCTCCGTGACCGGGATGATGCGCATCGACGCCGGATGCCTCGACCCGATGCGCAACGAGCCGGGCGTGATCTTCGTGGCCAATCACCCGACCATGCTCGACGCCCTGCTGCTGGTGGCGCGGCTGCCGCGCAGCGCCTGCATCATGAAGGCCGACCTGCTGCGCAACATCTTCCTGGGCGCAGGAGCGCGGCTGGCACGCTACATCAGCAACGAGTCGGCCCGCACCATGGTGCGCCTGGCGGTGGCCGACCTGCGCAACGGCGGCCAGCTGGTGATCTTTCCGGAAGGCACGCGCACCGTGACGCCGCCGCTCAACCCTTTCGGCCCCGGCGTGACACTGATCGCCAAGCTCGCGCAAGCGCCGATCCAGACCGTGTTCATCGAGACCGACTCGCCCTATCTCAGCAAGGGCTGGCCGCTGTGGCGCGTGCCGCCGCTGCCCATCGTCTTCAGGCTCCGGCTGGGCGAACGGTTTGCGCCCATGCAGGACAGCCACGTGCTGCAATCGGAGCTGGAACAATACTTTCGCCAACACATGGAACAGCGCGCAACCGACGCGTCCCCCGAATGCCAGACGCCTCGCGCACGCACCTTGTCCTGA
- a CDS encoding glycosyltransferase family 2 protein: protein MPDASRTHLVLIPSYNTGERLFSTVEAARAQWNPVWVVVDGSTDGTGERLQQMAAGDPGLRVWLLPHNQGKGAAVLHGLRAAREAGFTHALTMDSDGQHPADLIPAFMNASQARPETMVLGRPVFDASAPLLRVRGRRVSNGWTQLETLFAGVGDSLYGFRVYPVADLIAVMARQPWMRRFDFDTEAVVRLAWRGVKPVNIDAPVKYLTAEEGGVSHFRYGRDNVLLTWMHARLMVEFVLRLPRLLWRKARRLPPFQA, encoded by the coding sequence ATGCCAGACGCCTCGCGCACGCACCTTGTCCTGATCCCCAGTTACAACACGGGCGAACGCCTGTTCTCCACGGTCGAAGCGGCGCGTGCGCAGTGGAACCCGGTGTGGGTGGTGGTGGACGGCAGCACCGACGGCACGGGCGAGCGCCTGCAGCAGATGGCCGCCGGCGACCCGGGCCTGCGGGTCTGGCTGCTGCCGCACAACCAGGGCAAGGGCGCGGCCGTGCTGCACGGGCTGCGCGCGGCGCGCGAGGCCGGCTTCACGCACGCGCTGACCATGGATTCAGACGGCCAGCACCCCGCCGACCTGATTCCCGCCTTCATGAACGCATCGCAGGCGCGGCCGGAGACCATGGTGCTGGGCCGCCCGGTGTTCGATGCCTCCGCCCCGCTGCTGCGCGTGCGTGGACGGCGCGTGTCGAACGGCTGGACCCAGCTCGAGACCCTGTTTGCCGGTGTCGGCGATTCCCTCTACGGATTTCGCGTATACCCGGTGGCCGACCTGATCGCCGTGATGGCGCGGCAGCCATGGATGCGCCGCTTCGACTTCGACACCGAGGCCGTCGTGCGGCTGGCCTGGCGCGGCGTCAAGCCCGTGAACATCGATGCGCCCGTGAAGTACCTGACCGCCGAGGAAGGCGGGGTTTCGCACTTTCGCTATGGACGCGACAACGTGCTGCTGACGTGGATGCACGCGCGCCTGATGGTCGAATTCGTGTTGCGCCTGCCCAGGCTTCTTTGGCGCAAGGCCCGGCGCCTGCCACCCTTCCAGGCCTGA